Below is a genomic region from Fusobacterium nucleatum.
GTGTGTAATAGATAATTTAAGTGGAATAAACACTCCAAAGAAAATAGGACCTATGCTTAAACTTGCAGATATTGTTGTTATCACAAAAGGAGATATAGTTTCACAAGCAGAAAGAGAAGTTTTTGCTTCAAGAGTACAAACAGTAAACCCTAAGGCAGCAATAATTCATATAAATGGTTTAACAGGACAAGGAACTTATGAATTTGGTTCATTGATAATGGATAAGAATGAAGAAATAGATACAGTTATAGAAAGAAAATTAAGATTCCCATTGCCATCAGCAGTATGTTCTTATTGCTTAGGTGAAACTAGAATTGGAAGTAGCTATCAACTTGGAAATATTAGAAAGATAAATTTTGAGGAATAATAAAAATAGTTCGTTACTGAGTAGATTTCTTAACAATAAAAAATCAAGAATTCGCTGTAAATTCAACCAACTCGCTACGCTCAAACATGTTGAGATTTACTCGGCTCATTCTATTTGATTTTTTATCTAAAATCTACATTCGTAACTCACTTATTTTTTATATGTACAGATTAAGGAGAGGAAATGAGTATAGACAATAAAGAATTAGATGAAATGGACTTTGACCTTTTGGATATACTTGGAGTTACAGAGCAGAAAGTTGAAAGCATAACTTTACTCCCAGGATAT
It encodes:
- a CDS encoding GTP-binding protein, which encodes MKLITVSGPPSSGKTSLIIKTVESLKAQNIKVGIVKFDCLYTDDDVLYEKAGILVKKGLSGSVCPDHFFASNIEEVVQWGKTNNLDLLITESAGLCNRCSPYLKDIKAVCVIDNLSGINTPKKIGPMLKLADIVVITKGDIVSQAEREVFASRVQTVNPKAAIIHINGLTGQGTYEFGSLIMDKNEEIDTVIERKLRFPLPSAVCSYCLGETRIGSSYQLGNIRKINFEE